ACGACGCGGAAAGCACCTACTTCGGCGGCCACATCATGGCTGGCACCTGATCGGCGAAGGCCAGGGGCAGTACATCAAGAACTCGGCCATCCACGACACCTACAGCCGTTGCGTCACCGTCCACGGCACCAACAACGTCCAGGTGGAGAACAACGTCACCTTCAACACCGTGGGGCACTGCTTCTTCCTCGAAGACGCGGTCGAGACCGGCAACCAGTTCGTCCACAACCTCGGGATCATGACCAAGTGTCATCCGACACTGCCGTGCGAGCCGACCAACCTTACCCTGGCTCATCAGTCGACGAAGGGTCAGGCTTCCGAGCATATCCTGATCCCCTCGGACAACACCGTCTCCACCTTCTGGATCACCAATCCCGACAACGTCTACCGCGACAACGTGGCCGCAGGCTCCGACCAGATCGGCTTCTGGATGGCCTTTCCGACGCATCCGACAGGCCAGTTCGCAGGCACGGAAATCAGCGCCAATACCTGGCCCGGACGGACCAAGCTGCGGGAGTTCAGCGGCAATGTCGCCCACTCCAACTTCGATGGTCTGATGCTTGACCGCGGCCCCGGGCCCGACGGCAAGTTCGGTATCGCCGGCCCCAATCTGACCAGCTACGCCAATCCCGCGGATACGAGCAGCGGCTTGGTGGCGTCGGTGTTCGACAATTTCACCGGCTACAAGAACCGCAACGGCGCCATCTGGGGCCGTGGTGAGATGCATCTCTACACCAATCTGAAATTGGCCGACAACGCCATCGGCTTCACCCATGCTTCCGGCATTCCCGGTATCGCGCCCTACACGTCACGGGTCGTCGATTCGCTGTTCGTGGGGGAGAGCGACAACATTGGTAACCCCACCACGCCCGAAGAAGTGGCTTACGGCCGCAGCCTGCCGAACGCATCCGCGGACTTCCCGATCCGCGGCTACGAGTATTACGATTTCCACCACGAAGTCGAAAACACCAAGTTCGTGAACTACGTGTCCAACGAGCTGCGCGATGCGGGCGCTCTCTCCTACCTGCTGTTCACCAGCTTCGGCATGAGCACCGACAACTCGGTCAAGGGCCTGACCTTCGTCAACGCCCAGCCGGTCAGCTTCCCGCCGATCCAACGCCGCTGGGCGTCGGATTACGGGCGCAGTGCAGCCTACAAGAGCGCGGCCTTCCGCGACCTCGACGGCTCGGTCAGCGGCATTCCCGGCGCCTACATCGTCATCGACAACGGCATCGCGGCCGATGAAGAAGCCTGCCAGATCAAGGCGACCTGGAATGCTGCCATCTGCAGGGGCGACATCGGCCGGTTCAGCATCGCAGGCAATTTCAGCGGGTTCGAAACAGGCCCGATCACCGATCCGATCATCCTCCAGCGCCATGGCAAGCGGTTCGAATATGTCGGGGAAACCACGATCGGCAGTGGCGCTGAGCTACGGGTCGAGACGTCCAGGGACAAGCTGTCCCTGTCCCTGACCGAAATGGACGACGGCTCCTCGGTTATTCTCGAGTTTCCCGGGTTCACTGTCGCCACCGGCGGCGTGGAGAAGTCCAGCCTGGCGGAACTTCGCGAGGCCCGTGAGACATCCTGGTTCAAGGATGGCAACAAGCTGTGGGCCAAGCTCGTGGTCGACAATGCTGCAGGCCTGACGGTTTCGCCCGGGAGCAATGCGCCTCCCGGTTTCGCCGCCAGGGCTTTGCCTGTGGGAGCCACCCTAAACGTCAGCAAGGAAGGCCTCGGCGGCTGACTGAGCGAGAGCCCCCGGCGCAAGCCGGGGGTGGCTGCCTCGCCCAGCTTTCCAGCCGAAAGCGCTTTCGGCAGGACTTTTACAGATTGCCTAGGGAAAGAGGTGGTGCCGCTTACGTGACTCGAACACGTGACCCCATCATTACGAAGGCCTTGGAAGCTCGGCGCAGACGTGAGGAATTCCGCCGTTTCTGGGGAGATTTTGGCTGAGCGGCTGGTGCGACCCAAAGACCACCCAAACTCGCCGAATTCCGCCTGTGGAGCGTTTTCCTAGCGAAAGTGCTTTCGTAGGAAGTGAGGCCGAATATCGACCCGGTGCCAACCCGAATTCACTGCTCGACGCCTAGTGTCCGAACGTATCTTGCTCTTCGGCTCGGGCCAAATGAAGGTCAGTCCAGGGCGGGACGAATTGCCAGACCAATTGCTTGGACATGCGCCAAAGCCACGTTGAGGCGGACTTCGATTTCGCGGATTTGAAGGCCCAGCTGGAGTTCGGCATGGCCTGTGACCTGAAGAACGACGTTCATGACAGGTGGGCAGCGTGCCGCCAGAGCTAGGAGGTGAACGCCGCTGGGAGCAGCTCGCCCGTGCAGCCACGCCCGTGCTGCCGTGTCGCTAACACCTGTCCAACGCATCACCGTCTTGCTCGCTCGACGACTCCCTCCGAGTTCGCTTTGGAGGGCCTCGCCAATTTGCGCCGCAAGGACGGATTTCGCGAGAACACAGGGTGAATCCCGAAGTGGGCTTTCGGTATTACGAGCCATTCTTGCGTCTCCGATCATGTACACGCGGGTTAAGCAGCGTGTCCGAGACGCAGGATGTTGGATCACTCGCCAGAGTTCGACAGGACTACACCGCCGAAATTACTGGCGGCAGAATACGTCCGTATGTCGACGGAGCATCAAAGGTACTCCACCGACAATCAGGCTATCGCAATTCGCCACTACGCTGCTCGAAGAGGGTATGAGATTGTTCGAACCTACGCCGATGAGGGGAAGAGCGGTCTTACGTTGGACGGCCGTCCAGCGCTGCAGCGGCTACTCGACGATGTTTCACGGGGCTTAGCGGAATTTACGGTTCTCCTCGTATATGACGTTAGCCGGTGGGGACGGTTTCAAGATCCCGACGAGGCGGCAACGTACGAACTGAGTTGCCGTCGTGCTGGCGTTCAGGTCCACTACTGCGCTGAGCAGTTTGAAAACGACGGCAGCATCAGCTCGTCCATAATTAAGACCGTCAAACGGGCCATGGCGGGCGAATACAGCCGCGAGCTGTCAGTCAAGGTGTTTTCGGGTCAGGCTAATCTAATTCGCCTCGGTTTTCGGCAGGGCGGAGCGGCCGGCTATGGCCTTAGGCGCATGCTCCTTGACCAGTCGGGTCGGAGGAAAGGCATTTTGGCTCCCGGAGAACATAAAAGCATCACGACTGACCGAGTGGTACTAGTACCTGGACCCGATCACGAGATCGAAGTTGTTCGGGAGATCTATCGACTATTTGCAAAGCGGGCATGGACGGAAGGGCAAATCGCCGAAGAGCTAAACCGACGAAATATCGAAAATGGTGCCGGAAGAGAGTGGACGCGTGGGACGGTCCATCAATTGCTTATTAACGAAAAGTATATCGGCAATAACGTCTGGGCGCGAACTTCCTTTAAGTTGAAAGGCAACTGCATCCGCAACAAGCCTGATGCCTGGATTAGGGCAGATGGAGTTTTTGAAAGTATTGTAGATCCGACGTTATTTAGCGCCGCAAAAGCGATCATTCATCAGAGAAGCGCAAAATTAGCTGACAGTGAGATGCTGGAACTTCTTGCGCAAATTCTTGAACGTAACGGCTACCTTTCAGGCTTGGTTATTGACGAAACTGAGGGTTGCCCGTCGAGCCATTCATACCGCACCCGTTTTGGGAGTCTACTCAGAGCCTACACGCTGATTGGCTTTGTGCCAGACCATGATTTTCGCTTTCTCGAAATCAATCGGAAATTACGAGCGATGCATCCCGACATCGTCAGAGCGGCAATCCAAGGCGTTGTATCAGCCGGTGGGGCTGTATCCCAGGATCCCGCCACCGATCTGTTGACGATCAACGGGGAGTTCACGGTCTCGCTCGTGATTGTCCGCTGCTCGACAACCACTGCTGGAAGTCTGCGCTGGAAGTTGCGGCTAGACGAAAGACTTCGGCCGAACCTGACCGTGGCAGTGCGGATGGACAGGTCCAACGAATACCCTAGAGATTATTATCTGTTACCGCGCCTGGACGTGCGCGAGGCGGTGCTGCGCATTGCTGAATATAACGGTCTTTCGCTTGATGCCTATCGCTTCGACAGTCTCGAGCCATTTTTTCAAATGGCTGCGCGAGACCATTATCGGAAGGCGGCCTGATGACCTCACATCCAGCCCAACATATTTCGATGATCGCAATCGACTGCATTGCGGTGATCAATCCGCGTGTGCGGAACCGGGGATCGTTCAGGGACATAGTCGATAACATCGCCGACATAGGACTGAAGCGGCCAATCACTGTGACACAACGTGCCGACGGTGATGGTTCCTCCTACGACCTTGTTTGCGGTCAAGGTCGATTAGAGGCGTATATAGCGCTCGGACAGACCGAAGTTCCGGCGCTCGTGATCGAAGCCGACCGCGACGAGTGCCTTGTCGCAAGTCTCGTAGAAAACTGCGCGAGGCGACAACACACGGCTGTCGAATTGTTACAAGATATCGGGGGAATGGCTGAGAGGGGCTACTCACCGTCGGACATAGCGCAAAAGACTGGGTTAAAGGCCGATTATGTGCGCTGCGTTATCCGGCTTCTTGCCAATGGCGAGCAGCGACTTCTGCGATCAGTGGAGCGCGGCACGATCCCTCTGAGCGTCGCGGTGGAAATCGCTGATGCAAAGGACTCCGACATGCAAACAGCGCTTACGCGAGCTTATGAAGGCGGGTTGCTGAAGGGGCGAAAGCTTCTGATTGCTCGAAAAGTAATTGAAGACCGTCGGCGGCACGGCAAAGGCCTTTCACGAAACAGTGGCCGGCGAAACGAAGGTGTCTCTGCGAAGGCGCTGGTGAAAGCCTACAAAGAAGATGCTGATCGGAAGCGCTCGCTGATCGAGCGCGCGCATTCCACTAAAGACAAGTTGCTCCTGATTGTCGAAGCTCTGCGACGGCTTAGTCAGGACTCCGGGTTTATCAGCTTGCTTGAAAAGGAACATCTACCGACACTGCCCAGCAACCTGGCTCTTCGATTACGGACTGAACCGGGTGCAGTGCAATGACTGGAAAGGTCAAGCGACCTGTCGCCCGCGCATTCGAAGAAGCGACGCTCCGGATACCGCTGGACCAAATACGGCCACTACGTCCATTCAACTCGACGGTTCGCAACACCGTGAAGTATCGACAGATCGCTGCCTCTATCAGAGAAGTAGGGCTTATCGAACCGCCCGTGGTGGTTCGCGATCCTTCGGTCGAAGGGCATTTTCGGCTCCTGGATGGTCACTTAAGACTAGATGTCCTGATTGCGCAGCAGGAGTCAGACGTCGTCTGCCTTGTCGCCACCGAAGACGAAGGGTTCTCCTACAACCGCCGGATCAGCCGCATTGCGACCATTCAAGAACACCGCATGATTCTGGAAGCGATAAACCGAGGAGTGTCGGAGGAACGGCTTGCTCGTGCGCTAGACGTAAACATCCAGAGTATCCGGACTAAGCGGAACCTTCTTTCCGGCATCTGCGATGAAGCCGTCGAACTCCTCAAGGACAAGCACGTAGCAATCAATGCTTTCAAGCAACTTCGTGTCCTGAAGCCGATGCGACAGATCGCGGCTGCAGAAATGATGGTCGCAATGAACCAGTATTCGTTGGGTTATGTGAAATCGATCGTCGCCGCTACGCCTCCCGACCAATTGATTGAAAGCACTAAAAAGCCTCGACTGGGTCTGACCCCAGATCAAGTCGACCTGATGACGGAAGAGGCCGCTCGGCTGGATAGGCAATTCAAGCAGATCGAACAGAACTATGGTGAGGACCACCTAGATCTAATGCTCGCGTCAGCCTATGTCTCAAGCCTGCTCGAAAATGCACGGATAGTACGTCATCTGGCCAAGCACCACGCCCAGCTGCTTAGCGAGTTCCAGCGTATTGCAGAGTTACAGAAAGTAGCGTGAAAGAGGGGTTCAACGTGGCGCAGCGTCGGTCGGACGCACTAAACACCCGTCGCCGAGGGTAACACCGTAGCATCAGTTATCGACCGCAGTGGGACGATTGCAGCCGGTTCGCTAAGGGAGCCAAGTGTGAGCGGTCGCTAGAGACCGCCAACTCCACTACCGTCCCTGGAGTTCTTCTCGTGCCAGACAGCATCGATCGAAACGAATGTTGGAAGAACCTTCGTGAAGCACTCATTGAGGCCAAACGAGCGGCAAGTGAGGAAGCTAGAGATGCTCATCTCCAAGAGATGGGGCGATGGGCGGATAAGCTTGCTGAGGCAACAAGTGCAAACACGCCCAGCCCGCCGAGCAGCAGCGACTACGTGGAAGCAGCTATGGACGACACCTACCTCATTGAGTGGGTCATCCCACTTTGAACGCAAAGGTTCGCAAAGCTGTATGAAGACAGCTAGTTGGTTTTGCGTGCGATCTGTCGGCGGGGCCTCGCCGGACTTTACATATCTGTCGTTATCAGTCTGGGTTGCGCGATTGGGCCGAACAACTTCGCCACGCACTTGCCTGCAGCTAAGGGACCAATTCAACCTTTGCGCATCGGGTGGAGAACTCCCGCAGTGCTGCTGCAAGCCGCTCGGTCATGCCCGCAGGCGCCAAGGTGAAGAACAGTAGATTGGGCGCAACCCGCCCACGCAGAATTGGCAGGTTCGCAGCTTCTCCGCAAAACGACGCCAGCTTTTCGCGAACCTCTATCGCTCGCTGAACGGGGTCGCATTGTCGGGCAAACTGAATGGCGACGACCGACTTTCCAGCCGCAAGGTAATCGATGGCCTCGCTGTACAGCGCATATTTTGGCCGCGTCCGTGACGTCATCGACTTAACCTCAAAGCCGTTGTCTGGGTCGAGGAAGACGAGATCGGCGCGGTTGAGGGCATCGACCCCTTCGCGATGCCAGCAGCCTCGATCCTGCGCCGCTACGGGGCGCTCAAAGTAGTCGGTTTCAGCCGGAAGGATGCCCCACGCGGCGACATTCGCGAGCGATCTGGCAGCTGGTACATCGAAGCCGTGAATGCGCTCAAACAGGTCCGGGTCGGCTTCACGCCAGACACCGCCTTTGAGGTGATGCCGTTTTTCGCCGTCGTTGTTTCCCGGTCGATCCACCTGCTCCGGTAAGGTCAGATACCAATTGATGCCGAGCCGCAAGTCGAGGTTGGCCTGAAGGTGGCGGAGCAATCCGTACTTCAAGAAGTCGTGGGAATCCCCAAGATAGCGTTCCTGCATTGCCCCCAATCCGTCTCGCGTCTGGCCCGACCAAGAGCAGGGGTCTAAAACATACTCAAAGGATGTCGAAGGGTAATGCTCTATCGAGCGACCACAAAATAGCGAAAGGGGTCTGCCTGGTAGCCTTTGCCTTCACGGCGGACCTTGCCATTTCGCATCAGTCGTCGACAGGTTGAATTGACCCTCTGCTGATAAGCGTCGGGTCCGAAGAGCGCGTGAGCGATTTGTGCCTCGGTCAATCCTGGTCTTCTCGCAACGAGCAATTCGATGTCATCGAGCAACACTACAATGCCTCCAGAATTGACCGATCCGGCCCACTTCTATCAAGCGAAGACGAACTTCTCTATGCTTCATAATCCAACAAGTTCGGTAGCGATATGAACGAGCAATCCAAGGTCGAAGCTGTTCAGCACATAATGGCAACCCTGTTTTCTGCGCAGAACGCGCTCAGAGCACTAGCGCCTGAATTTCGCTGGGCCGGAATGGGAAACCTTCTTGGCGATTACGGCGAGTTTGTCGCGATTGAGCGCTACGGACTGATTAAAGCACCGGCCGGCGCGTCGAGCTACGACGCTGTGACTGCAGAAGGTCTTACAGTTCAAATCAAGGCCAACCGAGCGGCTGGTCAAATTGGGTTTCGAGGGGAAGCGGATTTATTGCTAGTGCTAGGCGTGTCGCATGACGGCCAGTGTACGGAAATCTACTTTGGTCCCTTTGCAAAGGCCAAAGAACTCGCTCGTTACTCC
Above is a genomic segment from Altererythrobacter sp. Root672 containing:
- a CDS encoding DUF6998 domain-containing protein, coding for MNEQSKVEAVQHIMATLFSAQNALRALAPEFRWAGMGNLLGDYGEFVAIERYGLIKAPAGASSYDAVTAEGLTVQIKANRAAGQIGFRGEADLLLVLGVSHDGQCTEIYFGPFAKAKELARYSGRDNKHMVPVRQLLALSLAQQVQVDVEG
- a CDS encoding plasmid partitioning protein RepB C-terminal domain-containing protein — its product is MTSHPAQHISMIAIDCIAVINPRVRNRGSFRDIVDNIADIGLKRPITVTQRADGDGSSYDLVCGQGRLEAYIALGQTEVPALVIEADRDECLVASLVENCARRQHTAVELLQDIGGMAERGYSPSDIAQKTGLKADYVRCVIRLLANGEQRLLRSVERGTIPLSVAVEIADAKDSDMQTALTRAYEGGLLKGRKLLIARKVIEDRRRHGKGLSRNSGRRNEGVSAKALVKAYKEDADRKRSLIERAHSTKDKLLLIVEALRRLSQDSGFISLLEKEHLPTLPSNLALRLRTEPGAVQ
- a CDS encoding recombinase family protein, translating into MLDHSPEFDRTTPPKLLAAEYVRMSTEHQRYSTDNQAIAIRHYAARRGYEIVRTYADEGKSGLTLDGRPALQRLLDDVSRGLAEFTVLLVYDVSRWGRFQDPDEAATYELSCRRAGVQVHYCAEQFENDGSISSSIIKTVKRAMAGEYSRELSVKVFSGQANLIRLGFRQGGAAGYGLRRMLLDQSGRRKGILAPGEHKSITTDRVVLVPGPDHEIEVVREIYRLFAKRAWTEGQIAEELNRRNIENGAGREWTRGTVHQLLINEKYIGNNVWARTSFKLKGNCIRNKPDAWIRADGVFESIVDPTLFSAAKAIIHQRSAKLADSEMLELLAQILERNGYLSGLVIDETEGCPSSHSYRTRFGSLLRAYTLIGFVPDHDFRFLEINRKLRAMHPDIVRAAIQGVVSAGGAVSQDPATDLLTINGEFTVSLVIVRCSTTTAGSLRWKLRLDERLRPNLTVAVRMDRSNEYPRDYYLLPRLDVREAVLRIAEYNGLSLDAYRFDSLEPFFQMAARDHYRKAA
- a CDS encoding plasmid partitioning protein RepB C-terminal domain-containing protein, which encodes MTGKVKRPVARAFEEATLRIPLDQIRPLRPFNSTVRNTVKYRQIAASIREVGLIEPPVVVRDPSVEGHFRLLDGHLRLDVLIAQQESDVVCLVATEDEGFSYNRRISRIATIQEHRMILEAINRGVSEERLARALDVNIQSIRTKRNLLSGICDEAVELLKDKHVAINAFKQLRVLKPMRQIAAAEMMVAMNQYSLGYVKSIVAATPPDQLIESTKKPRLGLTPDQVDLMTEEAARLDRQFKQIEQNYGEDHLDLMLASAYVSSLLENARIVRHLAKHHAQLLSEFQRIAELQKVA